The Leptospira paudalimensis region ACTGGACCTCAAAAAAGAATGTTTTTTACAGACTGTTGGGATTTGGGTCCAAAATCAATACGTTTAGGAAGGTGATTTGGCTTTTTCTAAAATCTTGGTAGTGGATTTTCCGGAAACAAATGGTAAAATTTGAATATCCGCACCCATCTCCTTTAAAATTTTGTATTCTGGGAGGGTCTCAATTTGGTAATCCCCACCTTTAGAATGGATGGAAGGTCTTACTTTTTTTAAAATTTCTAAGGGAGTGTCTTCAGGAAAACTAGAAACAAAATCAACGGAAGATAAAGCCGCAAGTACCATCATTCGGTCTTCACAGGAATTGATAGGCCTAGATTCCCCTTTTAACCTTCTCACACTCTCATCTGAATTCACACCTATCCAAAGGTAATCTCCTAAATCACGAGCCTGTGCTAAGTAACTCACATGACCTGGGTGTAAAATATCAAAACAACCATTCGTAAATACGATTTTTTTGCCTTCGAGGGACTTACGTTTTGTTTCGATCGTGTCTTGTGCGATGATTTTACTTTGTAGTGACTCGTAAAAACTCATTTTGATTCCTCAAGATAACCTAAAGTCCGAAGAGCCTCTTCAATCTCAGATTGTGTCACCGTTGCCGCACCCAATTTTCCAACGACAATCCCCGCACTTACATTGGAGACTAGGGCTGCTTCTCCAATACTCATCCCACTTGCTACAAATGCAGTGTAGGTGGTGATTACCGTATCCCCTGCCCCTGTTACATCAAATACTTCTTTGGCGACAGTTGGGATATGGTAAAAACGATTGGATGTTCTTTCATAAATTGACATTCCCTTTTCCCCTCTGGTAATCATCATCGCATCGGGTGTAATACGTTCTGAAATCTCACGACAAGCGAGTTCAATTTCAGAATCACTGG contains the following coding sequences:
- the rfaE2 gene encoding D-glycero-beta-D-manno-heptose 1-phosphate adenylyltransferase, which codes for MSFYESLQSKIIAQDTIETKRKSLEGKKIVFTNGCFDILHPGHVSYLAQARDLGDYLWIGVNSDESVRRLKGESRPINSCEDRMMVLAALSSVDFVSSFPEDTPLEILKKVRPSIHSKGGDYQIETLPEYKILKEMGADIQILPFVSGKSTTKILEKAKSPS